A single Nostoc sp. GT001 DNA region contains:
- a CDS encoding Uma2 family endonuclease yields MSQTQSELKLLTFDEFIEWYPENSEVRYELHDGVIVEMPKPKGEHSDLAGFLIEELLITIREMGKRGIWTIPKESIIKPFREKSGYEPDIIVLNQETIDTKTRWKKESVIHNASSVKLIVEVVSTNWQDDYYDKLRDYEAMGIPEYWIVDYAALGGRVFIGSPKVPTIFVCELIDGEYQMTPFRGTNLIVSPTFCQFNLTAQQIFDSVM; encoded by the coding sequence ATGAGTCAAACACAATCGGAACTAAAGCTACTGACCTTCGATGAATTTATCGAATGGTATCCAGAAAACTCAGAAGTACGTTATGAATTACATGATGGGGTGATTGTGGAGATGCCAAAGCCTAAAGGGGAGCATTCTGATTTAGCTGGTTTTTTGATTGAAGAATTACTGATCACAATTAGAGAGATGGGTAAACGCGGTATCTGGACTATACCGAAAGAATCCATTATTAAACCATTCCGAGAGAAATCAGGGTACGAACCGGATATTATTGTTTTAAATCAAGAAACTATTGATACCAAAACACGCTGGAAGAAGGAATCAGTTATCCATAATGCTAGTTCGGTCAAACTAATAGTTGAAGTAGTGTCAACCAACTGGCAGGATGATTATTACGATAAGCTTCGTGACTATGAAGCTATGGGTATACCTGAATATTGGATTGTGGATTATGCAGCTTTGGGTGGACGTGTATTTATTGGTAGTCCCAAAGTTCCGACTATTTTTGTCTGTGAACTTATTGATGGTGAATATCAAATGACACCCTTTAGAGGAACAAACCTTATAGTGTCTCCTACTTTTTGTCAGTTCAATCTAACCGCACAACAAATTTTTGACTCGGTGATGTGA
- a CDS encoding PEP-CTERM sorting domain-containing protein, with protein sequence MNQVRLPKVSVAMIGLVVASVFHATPVLGAILTRQEFSGNFTLVDATSPFLTNSLPFKSEYSGFVIYSESGTLSDWELSVNNLDLNLNSESTNGGNLTPDVDFELDSRSNWNLVVDFGIAFDAPRYTLEKTSSSEISLTGEVGRAGTYIYQDSAANITLSSSSTSVPEPTSLLGLLFGVGAIAASKKASETKSEA encoded by the coding sequence ATGAATCAAGTTCGACTCCCCAAAGTTAGCGTCGCCATGATTGGTTTGGTAGTTGCAAGCGTATTTCATGCTACTCCCGTCCTGGGAGCGATTCTAACTAGACAAGAATTTTCAGGTAATTTTACCTTAGTCGATGCTACTAGCCCATTCCTTACGAACTCTTTGCCATTCAAGAGCGAATATTCGGGATTCGTGATTTACTCAGAGTCCGGGACTTTGAGCGATTGGGAGCTATCCGTCAACAATCTAGACCTGAATTTGAATTCAGAATCTACTAATGGCGGTAACTTAACCCCAGATGTTGATTTTGAGCTTGATTCTAGGTCGAATTGGAATTTAGTGGTTGATTTTGGCATTGCTTTTGATGCTCCTAGATATACCTTAGAAAAAACTTCAAGCTCTGAAATTAGCTTGACGGGTGAAGTGGGACGGGCAGGAACATACATTTATCAAGATTCTGCTGCCAATATTACCCTGAGTTCTTCATCTACATCAGTACCTGAACCCACTTCCCTACTAGGTCTATTGTTTGGAGTTGGTGCAATTGCTGCCTCTAAAAAAGCTAGTGAGACGAAATCTGAAGCATAA
- a CDS encoding DEAD/DEAH box helicase has product MINLATDTTKLQTQLADKYFKLHPSIQKIIQLFSVIYAPIDKNSFVSCLSKTGALDENNKPWGTKTLSPQIDKLLKAGFLIQENRQGAECHPLLTEIATRHAVQTGQFEILVTAVEEKLPIRTHWNRDSRIFYNLRQCIREIRIGIYRQDLSFINQQIEAYQKYADSEEKIVIENIFEQIYNNPFDADWFKTLPQGLYESGISSILFNSALKLSASEDALMMLEEECSTSGKHCSDYLHLILTEQLLLQGCTQEAQESLGRISKEYQNNAAIFWGWLSFLQGENEQAIKYYKDALKAIKKATGKRQIYFNTIGGLFFILALLKDGSAQHLKEAEEYTSLMSRQSDHWLRFTYGRLKMVLQVHLGDITQKQFVVSGHISSVEEENSLQTLFCSLCLYWMDAQSAKKRLPNLLEPLYRRSLTSGYHWLAMETAELLSRLKPSSNYKQLAEALREYSNIQTIVDLIRPQEAWEMCLNALANLQKEPQTPGKPESELRLAWFITFYPSRCVLQPKEQKVNAKGEWSKGRPISLKRLSSALSEFDYITPQDMRVCSCIEVYSEGYYGKVDYTFGEKAISALIGHPLVFWEDTPTIRVEIVKGEPELLVKKEKLGRLTLEFSPKLPESQNILHIKETPTRIKVIEITAEHRRIAEIIGIDNKLNVPAFAEKQVLAAINAVSGIVTVHSDIGGGSEGAEEVPAQTLPHIHLLPANASLKISLLSRPFAQGGPYYRPGTGGETVIAEIDGKRLQTRRNLSEEKQLAAYAVAACATLTQTEEQDGEWIIDDPEDCLELLLELQALENNVVIEWPQGEKLRVSHNADLKDFNLSIQRQQDWFAATGELKLNNDLVLDMQQLLELLEKTPSRFIPLGDGQFLALTQAFRKRLDELRMFSEKHSSCIRFHPLATLGLEDFVDEVGKVKADKHWKTHIQRLQEVKNLQPELPSTLQAELRDYQMEGFCWLARLAHWGVGACLADQMGLGKTLQALAVILRNAHEGPTLIIAPTSVCMNWVSEAQKFAPTLNIIQFSGANRQKLLDGLQPLDMLVCSYGLLQQEEVAQMLSQVQWQTIVLDEAQAIKNMTTKRSQAAMNLKSNFKLLTTGTPIENHLGELWNLFRFINPGLLGSFESFNQRFATPIEKYQDKLARNKLKKLIQPFLLRRTKNQVLEELPSRTEILLHVELSREEKAFYEALRRQAISKLTESDAEAGKKHLQVLAEIMKLRRACCNPSLVMPDTELSSSKLQLFGEVLGELLENRHKALVFSQFVDHLHIIRDYLEHQGINYQYLDGSTSVAERKKRVDAFQAGSGDIFLISLKAGGTGLNLTAADYVIHTDPWWNPAVEDQASDRAHRIGQQRPVTIYRLVAKDTIEEKIVQLHHHKRDLADSLLEGADISGKISTEALLQLISEG; this is encoded by the coding sequence ATGATTAATTTAGCAACTGATACCACAAAATTACAAACACAACTTGCGGATAAATACTTCAAATTACATCCTTCCATACAAAAAATTATCCAGTTATTTTCGGTAATTTATGCACCGATAGACAAAAATTCATTCGTAAGTTGTCTTAGTAAAACTGGTGCTTTAGATGAAAACAATAAACCTTGGGGTACTAAAACCCTTAGTCCCCAAATTGATAAATTGTTAAAAGCAGGCTTCTTAATACAGGAAAACAGGCAAGGTGCTGAATGTCATCCATTACTCACAGAAATTGCTACTCGCCATGCTGTACAAACCGGACAGTTTGAAATTCTCGTCACAGCAGTAGAGGAGAAGCTACCAATACGTACTCACTGGAACAGAGATTCTCGGATCTTCTACAACTTACGCCAGTGTATCAGAGAAATCCGCATTGGTATTTATCGTCAAGACCTTAGTTTTATTAATCAGCAAATTGAAGCTTACCAAAAGTACGCTGATAGTGAAGAAAAAATAGTAATAGAAAATATCTTTGAGCAAATATACAATAATCCATTTGATGCAGATTGGTTTAAGACCCTACCACAAGGATTATATGAAAGTGGTATATCAAGTATCCTCTTCAATTCAGCCTTAAAATTATCCGCTTCTGAAGATGCGTTGATGATGCTGGAAGAAGAATGCTCTACGTCTGGAAAACATTGCTCAGATTATCTACATCTGATTTTGACAGAACAACTGTTGTTACAGGGTTGTACCCAAGAAGCACAAGAAAGTCTGGGGCGGATATCAAAAGAATATCAAAATAATGCTGCGATCTTTTGGGGTTGGTTAAGTTTTTTGCAGGGTGAGAATGAACAAGCCATCAAATATTATAAAGATGCCCTGAAAGCCATCAAAAAAGCTACAGGCAAACGCCAAATCTATTTCAATACAATTGGGGGCTTATTTTTCATCCTCGCACTTTTAAAAGATGGTTCAGCACAACACCTCAAAGAAGCAGAAGAGTATACCAGTTTGATGTCCCGCCAATCAGATCATTGGCTGAGGTTCACTTATGGCAGACTGAAAATGGTACTGCAAGTACACCTTGGTGATATTACTCAAAAACAATTTGTAGTCAGTGGTCATATTTCTTCCGTGGAAGAAGAAAATAGCTTACAAACATTGTTTTGTTCGCTATGCCTTTACTGGATGGATGCCCAGAGTGCTAAAAAACGCTTACCTAATTTATTAGAACCATTGTATCGGCGATCGCTCACATCCGGTTATCACTGGTTGGCAATGGAAACCGCAGAACTCCTATCCCGACTCAAACCTAGTAGTAACTATAAACAACTTGCAGAGGCACTGCGAGAATATAGCAATATCCAAACCATCGTAGACTTAATTCGACCCCAAGAAGCTTGGGAAATGTGCCTCAATGCCTTAGCAAATCTCCAAAAAGAACCACAAACACCAGGAAAACCAGAATCGGAACTGCGTTTAGCATGGTTCATTACCTTCTATCCTAGCAGATGTGTCTTACAACCAAAAGAACAAAAAGTTAATGCCAAAGGAGAATGGAGTAAAGGTCGCCCCATATCCCTCAAGCGTTTAAGCAGTGCATTATCTGAGTTTGATTACATCACCCCCCAAGATATGCGGGTATGTAGTTGTATTGAGGTATATAGTGAAGGCTATTACGGCAAAGTGGATTATACCTTCGGTGAAAAAGCCATCTCTGCTTTAATTGGACACCCGTTGGTTTTTTGGGAAGATACACCTACTATCCGTGTAGAAATTGTCAAGGGAGAACCGGAACTACTGGTTAAAAAAGAAAAACTTGGCCGTCTCACCTTGGAATTTTCTCCCAAATTACCAGAATCACAGAATATTCTGCATATCAAAGAAACTCCAACCCGCATCAAAGTCATTGAAATTACTGCCGAACACAGACGCATTGCGGAGATTATTGGTATAGATAATAAATTAAATGTACCTGCCTTCGCAGAGAAACAAGTTTTAGCAGCCATAAATGCCGTCTCTGGCATCGTTACCGTACATTCTGACATTGGTGGCGGTTCAGAAGGTGCAGAAGAAGTACCCGCCCAGACTCTCCCCCATATTCATCTTTTACCTGCCAATGCGAGCTTGAAAATCAGCCTTTTATCGCGCCCCTTTGCCCAAGGTGGCCCCTACTACCGTCCTGGTACAGGTGGTGAAACTGTAATTGCCGAGATTGACGGTAAACGTCTCCAAACCAGACGAAATCTGTCTGAAGAAAAGCAACTTGCCGCCTATGCTGTAGCCGCCTGCGCCACCTTGACTCAAACTGAAGAACAAGATGGTGAATGGATTATAGACGATCCAGAAGACTGTTTAGAACTGCTGCTAGAATTGCAAGCACTGGAAAATAACGTAGTCATTGAATGGCCACAAGGAGAAAAACTGCGTGTTAGCCACAATGCCGACTTGAAAGACTTTAATTTATCAATTCAACGTCAGCAAGACTGGTTTGCAGCCACTGGGGAGTTGAAATTAAATAACGACCTAGTGCTGGATATGCAGCAATTACTAGAACTATTGGAGAAAACCCCCAGCCGTTTTATCCCCCTTGGTGATGGTCAATTTTTGGCTTTAACTCAAGCTTTTCGGAAACGCCTCGACGAATTGCGAATGTTTTCGGAAAAACATAGTTCATGTATTCGTTTTCACCCCTTAGCAACATTAGGGTTAGAGGATTTTGTCGATGAGGTAGGTAAGGTAAAAGCAGATAAACACTGGAAAACACATATCCAGCGTCTCCAGGAGGTAAAAAACCTCCAGCCGGAACTGCCATCTACCCTTCAAGCAGAACTACGTGACTACCAAATGGAGGGTTTTTGTTGGCTAGCGCGACTAGCACATTGGGGTGTGGGTGCTTGTTTAGCAGACCAAATGGGACTCGGTAAGACCTTGCAAGCATTGGCGGTCATTCTGAGAAATGCCCATGAGGGGCCAACCCTAATTATTGCCCCCACTTCTGTGTGTATGAATTGGGTGAGTGAAGCACAGAAGTTTGCCCCAACTCTGAATATTATTCAATTTTCTGGTGCTAACCGCCAAAAATTATTGGATGGGTTACAACCTTTAGATATGTTGGTATGCAGTTATGGTTTATTACAGCAAGAAGAAGTAGCGCAAATGCTTTCTCAAGTACAGTGGCAAACAATTGTCCTGGATGAAGCCCAGGCGATTAAAAATATGACCACTAAACGTTCTCAGGCAGCCATGAACCTAAAATCTAATTTTAAGTTGCTGACTACTGGGACTCCGATTGAAAATCACCTGGGTGAGTTATGGAATTTGTTCCGTTTTATTAATCCTGGGTTATTGGGTTCATTTGAAAGCTTCAATCAACGCTTTGCTACTCCTATTGAAAAATATCAGGATAAACTTGCACGTAATAAACTCAAAAAACTGATTCAACCATTTCTGTTGCGGCGGACGAAAAATCAAGTATTAGAAGAGTTGCCATCTCGTACCGAAATTCTTTTGCATGTGGAATTGAGTCGAGAGGAAAAGGCGTTCTATGAAGCCTTGCGCCGCCAGGCGATCTCTAAACTTACTGAAAGTGATGCAGAAGCAGGAAAGAAACATTTGCAGGTTTTGGCTGAGATTATGAAACTGCGTCGCGCTTGCTGTAATCCTAGTTTGGTTATGCCTGATACGGAATTATCCAGTTCCAAGTTGCAACTTTTTGGTGAAGTGCTGGGTGAACTGCTGGAAAATCGTCATAAAGCGTTAGTGTTTAGTCAGTTTGTTGACCATTTGCACATTATTAGAGATTATCTCGAACACCAAGGTATTAATTATCAATATCTAGATGGCAGCACTTCAGTGGCAGAGCGCAAAAAACGGGTGGATGCTTTCCAAGCTGGTTCAGGAGATATATTTCTGATTAGTCTCAAGGCAGGGGGTACAGGACTGAATCTGACTGCGGCTGATTACGTGATTCATACAGACCCCTGGTGGAATCCCGCAGTGGAAGACCAAGCCTCAGACCGCGCCCATCGCATTGGGCAACAACGCCCTGTTACCATTTATCGTCTAGTAGCAAAGGATACTATTGAAGAAAAGATTGTGCAATTGCACCACCACAAGCGAGATTTGGCGGATAGCCTTTTGGAAGGTGCTGATATTAGTGGCAAGATATCAACGGAAGCCTTGTTACAGTTGATTAGCGAAGGTTAA